The Sulfurihydrogenibium sp. YO3AOP1 genome has a window encoding:
- the cobA gene encoding uroporphyrinogen-III C-methyltransferase: protein MGKVYLVGAGPGDLELLTLKALKLIKSADVIIYDRLINPEILTFAKLECEFVYVGKKEGYHTLEQEKINELLHEYAYKNDVVVRLKGGDPFVFGRGGEEMLFLIEHGIEVEVVPGVSSAIGVPTSVGVPLTFRGASSSFAVITGHEDPNKKESSINWDCLKGIDTLVFLMGVSRRREIAQKLLEIGRNPDEPIAFIERGTTSEEKVLFSTLKELSENPIDVKPPALMLVGNVLKIAKKIKELNNY from the coding sequence ATGGGTAAGGTTTATTTAGTAGGAGCAGGACCTGGCGATTTAGAGCTGCTAACTTTAAAGGCTCTTAAACTCATAAAGTCTGCTGATGTAATAATTTACGATAGACTTATAAATCCAGAAATTCTTACATTTGCAAAATTAGAATGCGAATTTGTATATGTTGGAAAAAAGGAAGGTTATCATACCTTAGAGCAGGAAAAAATAAACGAGCTTTTACATGAGTATGCTTACAAAAATGATGTAGTTGTGAGACTAAAAGGTGGAGATCCGTTCGTATTTGGAAGGGGCGGAGAGGAAATGCTCTTTTTGATTGAGCATGGTATTGAGGTTGAAGTTGTTCCGGGTGTTAGCTCGGCAATAGGAGTGCCAACTTCTGTAGGGGTTCCTCTAACATTTAGGGGAGCTTCATCTTCTTTTGCAGTTATAACAGGACATGAAGATCCAAATAAAAAAGAATCAAGCATAAACTGGGACTGTTTAAAAGGTATAGATACGTTAGTTTTTTTAATGGGAGTATCAAGAAGACGGGAGATTGCACAAAAACTATTAGAGATTGGAAGAAATCCGGATGAACCTATCGCCTTTATTGAAAGAGGAACAACCTCAGAAGAAAAAGTTTTATTTTCTACTTTAAAAGAACTATCAGAAAATCCGATTGATGTTAAGCCACCTGCATTAATGCTTGTTGGAAATGTGTTAAAAATAGCTAAAAAAATTAAAGAATTAAACAATTATTAA
- a CDS encoding outer membrane beta-barrel protein, translating to MKKLAVLSGAIFSVAVANAGQITVANSDIKIDGALTTGYFASNNTGSSNHDSFKVSNFILGLSSDAKDGGIGFNVGFGTVLLPTVYDGGLVDNKAIINKSFGPIYAVLSYKPISSLTFDAGLLTTNIGYELATSFTNPNITYGAVWFAQPFIYPGARITYAVGDIKFYAEASKDKIYSDGDFAKIKSPSGRDLSLSGAYAVGSLGMLYGINYAISYYDYTAYKNLVDIVLSKSINDNLDVGINFDYQWLDSTAKDSGYDSKGYGVAGYIIPKFGNFSLPVRIEYVNGGSKGKESGIYNGASKAWTITATPTFRPTKNTYVRAEVSYVNSDNKIFADSSGNPKDTKVSAAAEFGFLF from the coding sequence ATGAAAAAATTAGCAGTACTATCAGGAGCAATCTTCAGCGTTGCGGTTGCAAATGCTGGACAGATCACTGTAGCAAACAGTGATATTAAAATTGATGGAGCATTGACAACAGGTTATTTTGCATCAAACAATACTGGTTCAAGCAATCATGACAGCTTTAAAGTGTCTAACTTTATTCTTGGGCTTAGCTCTGATGCAAAAGATGGAGGAATTGGCTTTAATGTAGGATTTGGAACAGTATTACTTCCAACTGTTTATGATGGTGGATTGGTTGATAACAAAGCAATCATTAACAAAAGCTTTGGACCTATCTATGCAGTATTAAGCTATAAACCAATTAGCAGTCTAACATTTGATGCAGGACTACTTACAACAAATATTGGATACGAACTTGCAACATCATTTACAAATCCAAACATCACATACGGAGCTGTATGGTTTGCACAGCCGTTTATTTATCCCGGTGCAAGAATCACTTATGCAGTAGGAGATATTAAATTCTATGCAGAAGCAAGCAAAGATAAAATATACTCTGATGGAGATTTTGCAAAGATTAAGAGTCCTTCTGGGAGAGATTTATCATTATCCGGAGCTTATGCAGTAGGTTCTCTTGGTATGCTTTACGGTATTAATTATGCAATATCTTATTATGATTACACAGCATATAAAAACTTAGTAGATATTGTCCTTTCAAAATCTATTAATGATAATTTAGACGTAGGAATTAACTTTGACTATCAATGGTTAGATAGTACAGCAAAAGATTCTGGATATGATAGTAAAGGCTATGGTGTAGCTGGTTATATTATTCCAAAATTTGGCAATTTCTCTTTACCTGTGAGAATTGAGTATGTGAATGGCGGTTCTAAAGGAAAAGAAAGCGGTATTTATAATGGTGCATCTAAAGCCTGGACTATTACAGCAACCCCAACATTTAGACCAACAAAAAACACATACGTTAGAGCTGAAGTTTCTTATGTAAACTCAGATAACAAAATATTTGCAGATAGTTCTGGAAATCCAAAAGATACGAAAGTATCTGCTGCTGCTGAGTTTGGATTTTTGTTCTAA
- a CDS encoding uroporphyrinogen-III synthase, with amino-acid sequence MENKKVAIYATRKADEIANKVFELGFEPFIEDVIKIQKLPEDIIVENIKMALDKKPEVFYFTTGEGVNITFQKAKESNLYEKLKDFMESGKVFVRGYKARMVLLKEGFKDFINLESTDEFIEKLKNADLTNLNFFVQMYGEKLPDLNAFLLSKGASMIEVSVYKYQIDTNKMDAFIEKLIEGFYGAVLFTSAYQVDYLFKRAEEIFKKAKLVEALNQIVVITVGHITAKKLTKYGVYKVFYPERERLTFALKILEKVFNDG; translated from the coding sequence ATGGAAAATAAAAAAGTAGCTATATATGCTACAAGAAAGGCAGATGAGATAGCTAATAAGGTTTTCGAACTTGGTTTTGAGCCTTTTATAGAAGATGTAATTAAAATCCAAAAATTACCAGAAGATATCATCGTTGAAAATATAAAAATGGCTTTAGATAAAAAACCAGAAGTTTTTTATTTTACAACAGGGGAGGGGGTTAATATAACCTTTCAGAAAGCAAAGGAATCCAATTTATATGAAAAACTGAAAGACTTTATGGAATCAGGAAAAGTATTTGTTAGAGGTTATAAGGCAAGAATGGTGCTTTTGAAAGAAGGTTTTAAAGATTTTATTAATCTTGAAAGCACTGATGAGTTCATAGAAAAGCTTAAAAATGCTGACCTGACAAACCTAAATTTCTTCGTTCAAATGTATGGTGAAAAATTGCCTGATTTGAATGCTTTTTTATTAAGTAAAGGTGCCTCTATGATTGAAGTTTCGGTTTATAAATACCAAATAGATACAAATAAAATGGATGCTTTTATTGAAAAGCTAATAGAAGGTTTTTATGGAGCTGTTCTCTTTACTTCTGCGTATCAAGTTGACTATCTATTTAAAAGAGCAGAAGAAATTTTTAAAAAAGCAAAACTTGTTGAAGCTTTGAATCAAATTGTAGTAATTACTGTGGGACATATAACAGCTAAAAAATTAACCAAATACGGTGTTTATAAAGTTTTTTATCCTGAGAGAGAAAGATTAACTTTTGCACTAAAAATTTTAGAAAAGGTTTTTAATGATGGGTAA
- a CDS encoding P-II family nitrogen regulator — translation MKKVEAIIKPFKLDEVKDALSTLGNFGITITEVKGFGRQKGHTEVYRGAEYVIDFVPKIKIEVVVDDAIVEKVIEAIITAARTGRVGDGKIFISTIEDAVRIRTGERGTEAL, via the coding sequence ATGAAAAAAGTTGAAGCCATCATTAAGCCGTTTAAGCTTGATGAAGTGAAAGATGCTTTGTCAACGCTTGGAAACTTTGGTATTACAATCACAGAAGTTAAAGGCTTTGGAAGACAAAAAGGTCATACAGAAGTTTATCGTGGTGCTGAGTATGTTATTGATTTCGTGCCTAAGATTAAGATTGAAGTGGTCGTAGATGACGCAATCGTTGAGAAAGTAATAGAAGCAATAATTACTGCTGCAAGAACGGGGAGGGTGGGGGATGGAAAAATTTTTATCTCCACTATTGAAGATGCTGTAAGAATTAGAACTGGTGAAAGAGGAACAGAAGCTTTATAA
- a CDS encoding DDE-type integrase/transposase/recombinase: MRKKVGASTYILQRINTLERKLLKQVKELDDVMEKHPEIIFRLQVVEFALKHSVKVAVEAFGVSKSTIYRWIKEYKSSNNNLVSLKNRYISKKGMKLEKLQKITEKHKQLVLEIRKKHPKLGKEKIKVLLDKLCKQHNIPTISASSIGNIIKMLKEERKLNHEYARQRITINGRTGKLIVKEDKKKTKKDRYKDKKPTKPGELVQIDTKHEYVNGRKVYIFVAKDVKTRISFTFAYDRLNSKNAKDFLEKLIKAIPFEIKGIQTDNGSEFLGEFSKALKKKDIKHYFNYPRYPKGQAYVERMNRTLQDEFIMYYEDYELKDVYEFNKKMMEYMLWYNIERPHHSLNKKSPIAYFCDIINSRKSEFSQTGMTYTDT; encoded by the coding sequence ATGAGAAAGAAAGTAGGAGCATCTACCTACATTCTTCAGAGAATTAATACACTTGAAAGAAAGCTTTTAAAACAAGTAAAAGAATTAGATGATGTTATGGAAAAACATCCAGAAATAATCTTTAGATTGCAAGTTGTAGAGTTTGCTTTAAAACATTCAGTGAAGGTTGCAGTTGAAGCTTTTGGTGTATCAAAATCTACCATATACAGATGGATTAAAGAGTATAAAAGCAGTAATAACAATCTCGTATCTCTTAAAAATCGTTATATATCAAAAAAAGGAATGAAATTAGAAAAATTACAAAAAATAACAGAAAAACATAAACAATTAGTTTTAGAAATAAGAAAGAAACATCCTAAGCTTGGGAAAGAAAAAATAAAGGTTTTACTTGATAAACTCTGCAAGCAGCACAATATTCCTACGATATCTGCAAGTTCAATTGGAAATATAATAAAAATGCTTAAAGAGGAAAGGAAGTTAAATCATGAGTACGCCAGGCAAAGAATCACAATCAACGGAAGAACTGGAAAGCTAATAGTGAAAGAAGATAAAAAGAAAACAAAGAAAGATAGATATAAAGACAAAAAACCAACAAAACCAGGAGAATTGGTACAAATAGATACAAAGCATGAATATGTAAATGGTAGAAAAGTTTATATATTTGTAGCCAAGGATGTAAAAACAAGAATCTCTTTTACTTTTGCATATGACAGGCTAAACAGTAAAAACGCAAAGGACTTTTTAGAGAAATTAATAAAAGCAATACCATTTGAGATAAAAGGTATACAAACAGATAATGGCAGTGAATTCTTGGGTGAGTTTAGCAAGGCATTAAAGAAAAAAGATATAAAACATTATTTTAACTATCCAAGATATCCAAAAGGACAAGCATATGTAGAGAGAATGAATAGGACATTACAGGATGAATTTATCATGTACTACGAAGATTATGAATTAAAAGATGTTTATGAGTTTAATAAAAAAATGATGGAGTATATGCTATGGTATAACATAGAAAGACCTCATCATAGTTTAAACAAAAAATCACCTATTGCATACTTTTGTGATATTATAAATTCAAGAAAATCGGAATTTTCCCAAACTGGTATGACCTATACAGATACTTGA
- a CDS encoding bifunctional precorrin-2 dehydrogenase/sirohydrochlorin ferrochelatase, with product MDYLPIVLNIKDRKFLVVWGGNIAFEKINRLIKFTHNITIVSPDIKNELYDLIQKYNLEYIKSEYVYGMLDNFDIVIVTADNLELQKSIYHEAKSKGKFCNSVDMAEYSDFIFPSIIKKGNFLLSFSTSGASPALAKYLRKFFEGIIPDEIEKFLEEMETLRNQLPKGKERQELMDKLAKEFVEKYFEIVFKK from the coding sequence ATGGATTACTTGCCAATAGTCCTAAATATAAAAGACAGAAAGTTTCTTGTGGTGTGGGGAGGTAATATTGCATTTGAAAAAATAAATAGACTTATCAAGTTTACACATAACATAACGATAGTCTCACCGGATATAAAAAATGAACTTTATGACTTAATTCAAAAATACAATCTTGAATACATAAAATCAGAATATGTTTATGGGATGCTTGATAATTTTGATATTGTTATTGTAACTGCCGATAACTTAGAATTACAAAAATCCATTTATCATGAAGCTAAATCTAAAGGCAAATTTTGTAATTCTGTTGATATGGCTGAATATTCTGATTTCATTTTTCCATCCATCATAAAAAAAGGGAATTTTTTATTGTCATTCTCAACATCCGGAGCATCACCTGCTTTAGCAAAATATTTAAGAAAATTTTTTGAGGGAATAATTCCAGATGAAATAGAGAAATTTCTTGAAGAGATGGAAACATTAAGAAATCAACTTCCAAAAGGCAAAGAAAGACAAGAATTGATGGATAAACTTGCAAAAGAGTTTGTAGAGAAATATTTTGAAATTGTTTTTAAAAAATGA
- a CDS encoding nitrate reductase, producing the protein MNAKFQCPYCGVGCGLIFMEGKIKGNKQHPANLGDICKKPLYYPKVMNKERLEKPMYRESKKESFIEIDWGTAYDILKQKIKNLSHEELYFYISGQLMTEDIYVINKFVKGFLRTNNIDSNSRLCMATAVVAYKLAFGSDGPPCNYEDIDDADTFIFAGSNAAWTHPVLFKRVLKRKNEGAKIVVIDPVKTETAKRSDIHIQIRAGTDIVLFNSVLYVLYKEGWIDKKFIENYVEGFEEAIAECMNFPPDVASKICEIEAKDIYRLAEFYAFGKKVISLWCQGLNQSSQGTNKNLALINLHLATGRLNNKGCPFSLTGQPNAMGGREMGYLSNGLPGYRDVRKDEDRAFVENFWGLEKGSIKSQPGPTITEAVDYILDGKIKFLWVVCTNPAITLPNLNKVRKALENVFLVVQDAYWNESCSYANLILPAAQMGEKEGIMTGSDRTITFCQKFSEPPGESKPDWQIFKEFAHRLGFEKYFSYENSKDVFEELKEITKGRLCDISSLSYENMPMRWGKRWLYENLSFPIDSGKAKMHPASYKHKESKFILTTGRTKNQWHTMTRTGKSPELLKNEEEPFLLMNQEDALELGILENETVEVISENGKIQLKVRFGDIKRKHLFAPFGYGKVNELLGDDKDPLSKEPELKFMEVELKSHGK; encoded by the coding sequence ATGAATGCAAAATTCCAGTGTCCTTATTGTGGTGTAGGATGTGGACTTATTTTTATGGAAGGGAAGATTAAGGGGAATAAACAACACCCGGCTAACCTTGGTGATATATGTAAAAAACCACTTTATTATCCAAAGGTTATGAATAAAGAAAGACTTGAAAAGCCCATGTATAGGGAAAGCAAAAAAGAATCATTTATAGAAATAGATTGGGGTACTGCCTACGATATCTTAAAGCAAAAGATAAAAAATCTATCACATGAGGAGCTTTATTTCTACATCTCCGGACAATTAATGACAGAGGATATTTATGTAATTAACAAATTTGTTAAAGGATTTTTAAGAACAAATAATATAGATAGTAATTCAAGATTATGTATGGCAACCGCAGTAGTTGCATACAAATTAGCCTTTGGTTCCGATGGACCACCTTGTAATTATGAAGATATAGACGATGCAGACACATTTATATTTGCTGGCTCAAATGCCGCATGGACTCATCCGGTGCTTTTTAAACGTGTATTGAAAAGAAAAAATGAAGGTGCAAAGATAGTTGTTATTGATCCCGTAAAAACAGAAACAGCTAAAAGATCAGATATTCATATACAAATTAGAGCTGGAACTGATATAGTGCTATTTAATTCAGTTCTTTATGTTCTATACAAAGAAGGATGGATTGATAAAAAGTTCATAGAGAATTATGTAGAAGGTTTTGAAGAAGCTATAGCAGAATGTATGAATTTTCCACCCGATGTAGCATCAAAAATATGTGAAATTGAGGCAAAGGATATTTATAGGCTTGCAGAATTTTACGCTTTTGGCAAAAAAGTTATTTCTCTCTGGTGTCAAGGTTTAAATCAATCTTCCCAGGGAACTAACAAAAACCTTGCATTAATAAATTTACATCTCGCCACCGGAAGATTGAATAACAAAGGTTGTCCGTTTTCTTTAACAGGACAACCAAACGCAATGGGCGGGAGGGAGATGGGATACCTTTCTAATGGATTACCAGGATACAGGGATGTAAGAAAAGACGAAGATAGGGCTTTTGTGGAAAATTTCTGGGGTTTAGAAAAAGGCAGTATTAAATCTCAGCCCGGTCCAACTATAACTGAAGCTGTTGATTATATCTTGGATGGAAAGATTAAATTCTTATGGGTTGTATGTACAAATCCAGCAATCACGCTGCCAAATCTTAATAAAGTGCGCAAAGCATTAGAAAATGTTTTTCTTGTAGTTCAGGATGCTTATTGGAATGAATCTTGTTCTTATGCTAATTTGATTCTCCCAGCTGCTCAGATGGGTGAAAAAGAAGGGATAATGACTGGTTCAGACAGGACGATCACATTTTGCCAAAAATTCTCTGAACCTCCGGGAGAATCAAAGCCTGACTGGCAGATATTTAAAGAATTTGCTCACCGTCTTGGTTTTGAAAAATATTTCTCTTATGAGAACTCTAAGGATGTTTTTGAAGAGCTTAAGGAAATAACAAAAGGAAGATTATGTGATATATCAAGTTTATCATACGAAAACATGCCGATGAGATGGGGTAAAAGATGGCTCTATGAAAACCTTAGCTTTCCTATAGATAGCGGAAAAGCAAAGATGCACCCAGCTTCTTATAAACATAAAGAATCAAAGTTTATACTTACGACAGGTAGAACAAAAAACCAATGGCATACTATGACAAGAACCGGAAAAAGCCCAGAACTTCTAAAAAATGAAGAAGAGCCTTTTCTACTTATGAACCAAGAGGATGCCTTGGAGCTTGGAATTTTAGAAAATGAAACAGTTGAAGTTATATCTGAAAATGGAAAAATTCAGCTAAAAGTAAGATTTGGAGATATAAAGAGAAAACATCTGTTTGCACCTTTTGGATACGGAAAGGTAAACGAGTTATTAGGCGATGATAAAGACCCGCTTTCCAAAGAACCGGAGTTAAAGTTCATGGAGGTAGAATTAAAAAGCCATGGAAAATAA
- the ntrB gene encoding nitrate ABC transporter permease yields MKVSKLIQNLVFAVVGFTIFLFLWWTITYFFVKDLPQPQEVLKTLFDLLKNPFYDNGPNDKGIGWQLYYSLKRVILGFLIGSLIGIPVGFILGVFGRLNAMFNSLIQILRPVSPLAWFPIGLALFQNSEKASIFTIAITSIWPTLINTAYGASTIPQDFKNVSKVFGFSILNYFRYVVVPYTFSFTLTGLKISIGIAWMVIVASEMLAGGTGIGFYIWDSWNALNLRNVMSAIILIGVIGYILDYSFSYLQRRFQR; encoded by the coding sequence ATGAAGGTTTCAAAGCTCATTCAAAATTTAGTTTTTGCAGTAGTTGGATTTACAATTTTTCTTTTTTTATGGTGGACAATTACTTATTTCTTTGTAAAGGACCTTCCGCAACCTCAAGAAGTCTTAAAAACTTTATTTGATTTACTTAAAAATCCTTTTTATGATAACGGACCAAATGACAAAGGGATAGGATGGCAACTCTACTATTCTTTAAAAAGGGTCATTTTGGGATTTCTTATAGGTAGTTTAATTGGGATTCCTGTTGGTTTTATTTTAGGTGTGTTTGGTAGATTAAATGCCATGTTTAATTCGTTAATTCAAATTTTAAGACCAGTATCTCCTTTGGCTTGGTTCCCGATAGGTCTTGCATTATTCCAAAACTCTGAAAAAGCATCAATTTTTACTATAGCCATAACTTCAATATGGCCAACTCTAATAAATACAGCATACGGAGCATCTACTATACCACAAGATTTTAAAAATGTATCAAAAGTTTTCGGATTTTCCATACTAAACTATTTTAGGTATGTAGTTGTTCCTTATACATTTTCTTTTACACTTACTGGTTTAAAGATAAGTATAGGTATTGCATGGATGGTAATTGTAGCTTCTGAGATGCTAGCTGGGGGAACAGGAATTGGCTTTTACATATGGGACTCTTGGAATGCTTTAAACCTTCGTAATGTAATGTCTGCAATTATTTTGATAGGAGTTATAGGTTATATTCTTGATTACAGTTTCAGCTACCTGCAAAGGAGGTTCCAAAGATGA
- a CDS encoding ABC transporter ATP-binding protein, translated as MKAYLEIINVSKSFGNFIALKDVNLLVNKGEFVCLIGHSGCGKSTLLSMVAGLLEPTTGSIVLDNKEISSPGPDRAVVFQNYSLLPWLSIWDNVMVAVKSVLKGLSKKEIEERVKHYLSLVGVYEHRHKKPDQISGGMKQRVAIARALAVEPKVLLLDEPFGALDALTKTVLQDELLRIWEENKLTCLMVTHDIEEAVYLSDKVVVLSNGPAATIYDIVEVKIPRLRLRSEIVKLREYIETKEKLIYYLTSVLRKTA; from the coding sequence ATGAAAGCATACTTAGAAATTATTAATGTAAGTAAATCATTCGGAAATTTTATAGCTCTTAAAGATGTCAATTTACTTGTAAATAAAGGTGAGTTTGTATGCTTAATAGGACACTCTGGATGCGGTAAATCAACATTACTTTCAATGGTAGCTGGACTGTTAGAACCTACAACAGGAAGCATTGTCTTAGATAATAAGGAAATATCTTCCCCAGGACCCGATAGAGCAGTTGTTTTCCAAAACTATAGTCTCTTACCATGGTTGAGTATATGGGATAACGTAATGGTAGCTGTGAAATCTGTTTTGAAAGGTTTAAGCAAAAAAGAAATTGAGGAGAGGGTAAAACATTATCTTAGTTTAGTCGGGGTTTATGAACACAGACATAAAAAACCAGACCAGATCTCCGGTGGTATGAAGCAGAGAGTTGCTATAGCAAGAGCATTAGCTGTAGAACCTAAGGTTTTGCTTTTAGATGAACCGTTTGGTGCATTGGATGCACTGACAAAAACAGTTTTACAGGATGAACTTTTACGTATATGGGAAGAAAATAAGCTTACATGCCTAATGGTAACTCACGATATAGAGGAAGCTGTGTATCTGTCTGATAAAGTTGTTGTTCTTAGTAATGGACCGGCTGCTACTATCTATGATATTGTTGAAGTTAAAATTCCAAGACTAAGATTAAGGTCAGAGATTGTAAAGCTCCGAGAGTATATAGAAACAAAAGAAAAGCTAATTTACTACCTAACTTCTGTTTTAAGGAAGACAGCATGA
- a CDS encoding ammonium transporter produces the protein MKKLLFLTASLVPLLSYAEEAKKLDVGNTAWVLVATALVMLMTPAGLALFYGGMTRSKNILNTIGMSFLAYCVVSVVWILWGYSLAFGTDVGGVIGGLENVFLSGISVNDIWATGNIPTLLFVGFQLTFAAITVALISGAVIERMKFQAWLIFAILWATFVYSPIAHWVWGGGFLSKLGALDFAGGTVVHINAGVAGLVLAILLGKRNDYGKKAILPSSIVLTVAGAALLWFGWFGFNAGSELGADGIAASALLVTNTAAALGAIAWMLVEWMVTKKPTLLGAASGVVSGLVAITPAAGFVDLIGSIVIGLVSGVIGFIGVYWLKSKLKYDDSLDAFGVHGLNGIWGAIATGIFANPSVNSAGKGLLYGNPGQVIVQVEAVLATIVYTAIMTAILYFITSVLTGGGRVDEETETIGLDESVHGERGFEI, from the coding sequence ATGAAAAAGCTGTTGTTTTTAACGGCAAGTTTGGTTCCGTTGTTATCTTATGCGGAAGAGGCTAAGAAATTAGACGTAGGAAATACTGCTTGGGTTTTGGTTGCAACTGCATTGGTTATGTTAATGACACCGGCAGGCCTTGCTTTATTTTATGGTGGCATGACAAGGTCTAAAAATATCTTAAATACAATTGGAATGAGCTTTTTAGCTTACTGTGTTGTTTCTGTGGTTTGGATATTATGGGGATACTCACTGGCTTTTGGAACTGATGTTGGAGGAGTAATTGGAGGCTTAGAGAATGTATTTCTCTCCGGAATATCTGTAAATGATATTTGGGCAACTGGAAATATCCCAACGTTGTTGTTTGTTGGATTTCAGTTAACGTTTGCTGCAATTACTGTGGCATTAATAAGCGGTGCTGTTATTGAAAGAATGAAGTTTCAAGCTTGGTTAATATTTGCTATTTTATGGGCAACTTTTGTATACTCTCCTATTGCTCACTGGGTATGGGGCGGAGGATTTTTATCAAAATTAGGAGCTTTAGATTTTGCCGGTGGAACTGTTGTTCATATAAACGCAGGGGTTGCTGGGCTTGTCCTTGCAATACTACTGGGTAAAAGAAATGATTATGGCAAAAAAGCTATCTTGCCATCTTCAATCGTGCTAACAGTTGCCGGTGCAGCTTTATTATGGTTTGGATGGTTTGGATTTAATGCAGGTAGTGAACTTGGAGCGGATGGAATTGCAGCTTCGGCTCTTTTAGTAACAAACACTGCAGCAGCTCTTGGAGCAATTGCATGGATGTTAGTTGAGTGGATGGTAACTAAAAAACCAACTTTACTTGGTGCAGCTTCTGGAGTAGTGTCGGGTCTTGTAGCAATTACACCTGCAGCAGGTTTTGTAGATTTAATTGGTAGCATAGTGATAGGTTTAGTATCTGGTGTAATCGGTTTTATTGGTGTTTACTGGTTAAAATCTAAGTTAAAATACGATGATTCCTTAGATGCTTTTGGAGTGCATGGATTAAATGGTATATGGGGTGCGATTGCAACGGGTATTTTTGCAAATCCAAGCGTAAACTCTGCTGGAAAAGGTCTATTGTATGGCAATCCGGGACAAGTAATAGTCCAAGTTGAAGCAGTTTTAGCTACAATAGTATATACAGCTATCATGACAGCTATTTTATACTTCATCACATCTGTTTTAACAGGTGGTGGAAGGGTTGACGAAGAAACTGAAACTATCGGGCTTGATGAATCGGTTCATGGAGAAAGAGGCTTTGAAATCTAA
- a CDS encoding YcbK family protein: MNRRDFLKFGLITGFCVLVPKSFGSIVNSYFQARILYFYNTHTGEFLKEIFYENGRYNEEGLKNIFYILRDFRTNEIAEIDIKLIDTLYILTKTLEVNNRPINIISGYRSPKTNNLLRELSSGVAKNSLHMQGKAIDINISGVPLHILRDAAISLKAGGVGYYLSSNFVHIDTGRIRYW, from the coding sequence ATGAATAGAAGAGATTTTTTAAAATTCGGCTTAATTACAGGTTTTTGTGTACTGGTTCCAAAATCCTTTGGTAGTATTGTTAATAGTTACTTCCAAGCAAGAATTCTTTATTTTTATAATACACATACAGGAGAATTTTTAAAAGAGATATTTTACGAAAATGGAAGGTACAATGAAGAAGGTTTAAAGAATATTTTTTATATTTTAAGGGATTTTAGAACTAATGAAATTGCTGAAATTGATATAAAATTAATAGATACACTTTACATATTAACAAAAACTTTAGAAGTAAACAATAGACCCATAAATATCATTTCTGGGTATAGATCTCCAAAAACAAACAATCTTTTGAGAGAATTAAGTTCAGGGGTTGCAAAAAATAGCTTGCACATGCAAGGGAAAGCAATTGATATAAACATTTCTGGAGTTCCATTACATATTTTAAGAGATGCGGCAATATCCCTCAAAGCTGGTGGTGTAGGATATTACCTATCTTCTAATTTTGTGCATATAGACACTGGAAGAATAAGATATTGGTAA